From Bradyrhizobium erythrophlei:
CCGAACTGGCGCAAAACAGTGGCGCGCCCGGGACCAGGGATGCAGCGGCGTCGGGCCGCATGGGGGCCATCCTCGTAAGCCGGTTCGGGCCCGTCAAAATTCATTCGTACCTCAGTCCCCTTGACGGCTTTCACGTCAATACGCAGATGATCGAGGGGCCAACGGCGGCCGTCATCTTCGATGGTCAGCTCCTGCTGCCGTATGCCGACGAAGTTGCGTCATACGTGCAGACGCTCGGCAAGCCCGTCGATCGGATCATTCTCTCGCATGCGCATACCGACCACTGGTCCGGTCTTCAGGTTCTGACCGAGCGTTTCCCCGACGCCCGTGTGTTCGCTCTGGACGGGATTGCCGACCAGCTCCACGCAAGAGGTCAAGCCAGACTCGATAGCTTCCGCCCGATATACGGTGACCGGATCGCGACCAAGGTCACCGTCCCGACGGAGATCATCGCCGAAGGTGTGCAAGGGATCGATGGCATCACCTATGACTTCAGGCGGTTCGTCGACGCTGAATCGGATTTGCAGCTCGCCGCTCTGCTGCCCGAGCAAAAAGTGTTGATGGCGTTCGACCTGGTGTTTTCACCGAACGAACACGTCTTCACCGTCGTGGATCATTTCGATCACTGGATGATCGTTCTCGAGCAGCTCAACGCGCTTCAAGGCTACGACACGATCACCATCGGGCATGACGCGCCCGTCCACCGCTCCGCGATCGACAGCACGATTACCTACGTCAAGCGCGCCAGGGAGATCCATGCGGCATCGGCCGACGCGAAAACCTACAGCGAGAGCCTGAAAGCCGCTTTCCCCGACCGGCAGCTGGCCAGCATAGTCGATTTCTCCGCCAGGCTTCTTTACGCCGCGCGCCGTTGAACGGCGCGAGCCAGCAAGGCTTCGGCCGCCTGGGGCGGGATCTTCGCGCGTGGCGCCAGGCACCGCCGTCGCCGCAACCGCGAACCGGTTCGAAGCCCATCCCTGAACATTCTGGACAGCGTGAAGCGCCAATGAAAACCACGGATTCCCGAAGCCAGACCCTTCACTGGGAGCTCTTCATCAGGCAGCGCGGCAGCGCCACCCAGGGCGTGCCGCCCGGCAAGGAAGCGCTGACCTGGGTTGCGAACACCGTCACCCTCATCTGGGGTGAGCGTGATGCGTTGCTGGTCGATACGTTTCTGGGCGAGGCGCAAACAACCGAGTTGGCCGATTGGATAGAGGCCAAGGGCCGAACGCTGCGGACGATCTATCTGACACACGGCCATCCAGACCACTTCTTCGGTCTGACCCTTCTGTTGCAGCGTTTTCCGCAGGCGCGCGCCATAGCTCGACCCAACGTGGTGCGGGCGATGCGCACGGCGGCGGCCCCGGACGTGGTCGCGAATAATTGGTCCCGTCGCTGGCCGGGACAGATTCCAGAACGTCTGACGATCGCCGCCGAGTTGCTGGCTGAGCGCTTCGATCTGGAGGGACACGAGATCCGCGTGATCGACACCGGTCACACAGACACCGACGACACGACCGCGCTGCATATCCCGTCGCTCGGCCTCTTGATCGCCGGCGACGCGATTTACAACGAAACACATCCGTTCCTTGTGGAGTCTGACCGAGCCGGCCGGCAGGCCTGGCTCGCAGCCATCGACCGGCTGGCCGCGATCAATCCGCAAGCAGTCGTCGTGGGCCATGGCCCGCTCAAGCCGGATTGTAGCCCCCGCCACATCGATGCGACGCGCCGATATATCCGCGATTTCGATCGGGTGGACCGCGAGACCGCAACGGCTCGCGACCTCTACGACCGGATGCTCGCCCTCTATCCCAATCGCATCAACCCGGGATCGCTATGGGGCAGCGCCCTGGCCGCGAAAAGCGCAACTTGAAAGGAGCCTCGCCGCTCTCGATCATACCTGCCGATGCAGCGCCGTTCCTGAAGTCCGACTATGGAGATGAGTTAATCCGGTCACCACGCTTTACCGGCACGATCGCCGAAGAGTCCATGTGTCAAGAAAAATGAGGAGAGCTGCAATGAAACTCTACGACCTAAGGACCGGCACCAATACGAGACGTGTGCGCATCTTCTTGGCCGAAAAGGGAGTGAAGCTACCGACCGTTGAGGTGGACATGATGAAGGGCGAGAACAAGGATC
This genomic window contains:
- a CDS encoding MBL fold metallo-hydrolase — its product is MALIHFFRMSGQGRREMPSSNSGFQRLSQAALSRSRFLRLTAGALLPFVGLPPSAAAKNPELAQNSGAPGTRDAAASGRMGAILVSRFGPVKIHSYLSPLDGFHVNTQMIEGPTAAVIFDGQLLLPYADEVASYVQTLGKPVDRIILSHAHTDHWSGLQVLTERFPDARVFALDGIADQLHARGQARLDSFRPIYGDRIATKVTVPTEIIAEGVQGIDGITYDFRRFVDAESDLQLAALLPEQKVLMAFDLVFSPNEHVFTVVDHFDHWMIVLEQLNALQGYDTITIGHDAPVHRSAIDSTITYVKRAREIHAASADAKTYSESLKAAFPDRQLASIVDFSARLLYAARR
- a CDS encoding MBL fold metallo-hydrolase; amino-acid sequence: MKTTDSRSQTLHWELFIRQRGSATQGVPPGKEALTWVANTVTLIWGERDALLVDTFLGEAQTTELADWIEAKGRTLRTIYLTHGHPDHFFGLTLLLQRFPQARAIARPNVVRAMRTAAAPDVVANNWSRRWPGQIPERLTIAAELLAERFDLEGHEIRVIDTGHTDTDDTTALHIPSLGLLIAGDAIYNETHPFLVESDRAGRQAWLAAIDRLAAINPQAVVVGHGPLKPDCSPRHIDATRRYIRDFDRVDRETATARDLYDRMLALYPNRINPGSLWGSALAAKSAT